One Corynebacterium aurimucosum genomic window, TGGTGTTCCACGCACCACCGCGGCCCCGAAGCCCGATGAGGGTTCTAAAAAGCCGAAGCCTGTGCGCGCCGAATAACCTCGCGCGCCAGGTGCCCGTGCAGCGCGTCAATGGGGCGGCCTGGCAAAGAATCATCTTCGGTAAATAGGTGCGCCAGAATCTCGTTGTCGCCCCACCCGTTGTCGGAGAGGACCGTAATCACTCCAGACACATGCTTGGAAATGACGCCTTTGGCGTTGAAGAATGCTTCCGGAACGAGGCGCTCTCCCTCAGCATTGCGCCACACAATGAACTTGCGCGCATTGAGAAGATCGAAGACACGCGTGATCGGGAGATCGAGCCTTTCAGCGACCTCCTTCAGCGTCAGCAGCTTTTCCCCGGCGAGGAGCTGCGGCAGTTCTGGGTGCGGATTCTCGGTGTTTTTCTCAGACTTAGTCACGGACACAACTGTAGCCGGATCACACTTTGGGGCGCCGATCAGCCATACTGGAATCCATGACAAGGCTGAACGTGGGCGACATTCTTGAGGGACGCTACCGCATCGATCAGCCGATCGCTCGGGGCGGCATGTCCACCGTGTATCGCTGCGTTGACATGCGTTTGGGTCGCGCAGTGGCGGCCAAGGTGATGGATGAGCGCTATCACGATGACCCCGTCTTCGTCACCCGCTTCGAACGCGAAGCACGCGCGATGGCGCAGCTGAGCCACCCCAATCTCGTCGCCGTGCATGACTTTTCCGCGGATGGATTACCCATTTATCTCATCATGGAGCTCATCACCGGAGGTACCTTGCGCGAGCTCCTTGCGGAACGCGGACCCATGCCGCCGCATGCCGCAGCCGGCGTCATGCACTCCGTGCTGGCCGGGCTCACCGAAGTGCACCATGCCGGCCTCGTGCACCGAGATATCAAGCCGGACAATGTTCTGATCACGGATAGCCACCGCGTCAAGGTCGGTGATTTCGGTCTGGTTCGCTCCGCCAAGGCGGAGCACGATAGCTCCGGCCAGATCGTCGGTACCGTCAGCTACCTCTCCCCCGAGCAGGTCACTGGCGCGGACATCACGCCGGCCTCCGACGTGTACTCCGCGGGAATCGTGCTCTTTGAACTCTTGACCGGCACAGTCCCCTTCCACGGCGATACCCCGCTGGCGCACGCCACCGCGCGCGTGCACGAGGATGTGGTGGCGCCCTCCTCCCGCATCGAGGGGGTACCCATGCTTTTCGACGCCCTCGTGGCCACCGCCACTGCACGCCAGCCAGCCGAAAGGTTTGCGGATGCCGGCGAATTCCTCGATGCTTTGGATGATGTCTCCCGCGAGCTACAGCTCCCGAAGTTCACTGTGCCGATTCCGCGGAACTCAGCTGCCGCACGTACTGCTGCCGTGCCAACGGATTTTTCGGGCACGGATAATACCCGGGTCTTTGAAGCGACCTCAGCTATCCCTGCACCCCAGCCCCCAACGCGGGAAACCCGGGTAGAGCCGCGCAACGACGCCTTCTTCCCGCCAGCCGAGCCTGTCGAGCCCCCGGCACCCTCCCCTGCGGTACCGGAGCCTTCTGCCCCCGTTCCTCCAGCCGGGGCCGAGGAAGAGCCGGAAGAACGGCCCTTGAGCAACCGCAGCGCGATAGCCCTCATTGGCTTCCTCGTCCTCGTCGGCCTCGCCACCTTGGCCGTCGCCGTGGCGGCTTGGTGGTTCGGCTCCGGAGAATACGGCACGTGGCCGATTCTCTGGAGGCCGTATTAGCCTGCGCAGCTCCTAGTTGCGCAGCATCTCAGCGATAAGGAAGGACAGCTCCAGCGATTGCTGGGTGTTTAGGCGCGGGTCCACGGCGGACTCGTAGCGGCCCGGCAGATCCACATCCGTGATGTCCTCAGCGCCGCCAAGGCACTCGGTGACGTCCTCACCGGTGAACTCCAGGTGCACGCCGCCCGGGTGGGTGCCCAGTTCACGGTGGACCTCGAAGAAGCCTTGGACCTCGTCGACGATCTTGTCGAAGTGGCGGGTCTTGTAACCGTTCGATGCCGTGAAGGTATTTCCGTGCATAGGATCGGACTGCCACACAACCTTGTGGCCGGAGTCCTCCACTGCCTTGATGATCGGGGGCAGCACGGAGCGCACCTTATCGTGGCCCATACGGGCAATCATGGTGAGGCGGCCCGGCTCACGGTTCGGGTCAAGCTTCTCCGCGTATTCCACTGCCTGCTCCGGCGTCACGCCAGGGCCAAGCTTGATGCCCACGGGGTTGCCGATGATAGAAGCAAAGGCCACGTGGAAGTCCTCAAGACCACGGGTACGCTCACCAATCCACAGCTGGTGTGCAGACAAGTCATAAAGCTTGGTTTCGCCGTTGAGATCCGTGCCCAGTCGGAGCATGGAACGCTCGTAGTCCTTCAACAACGCCTCGTGGGAGCAGTAAATCTCCGCCGAGCGCAGGGTCTCGTCCGAAACCCCACAGGCGTTCATGAAGGCCAGGCCGTTCTCAATCTCATCCGCCAGCGCCTGGTAGCGTGCACCCGCCGGGGAGTTAGCCACGAATTCGCGGTTCCACTCGTGGAGGCGGTACAGGTCTGCGGTTCCGGAGTGGGTCAGCGCCCGGACCAGGTTCATTGCCGCCGAGGAGTTCGCGTAGGCGCGAATCATGCGGGCAGGATCGTGGCGGCGGGACTCTTCGTTAGCTTCCACGCCGTTAACGATGTCACCGCGGTAGTTGTACAAGCCGTTCGCGTCCAGATCAGAGGAGCGCGGCTTCGCGTACTGGCCGGCGATACGTCCCAGCTTTACTACCGGAGTGGACGCGCCGTAGGTCAACACCACGGCCATCTGTAGCAGCGTCTTGATGTTGCCGCGGATGTGCGGCTCAGTGTTGGATTCGAAGGTCTCGGCGCAATCGCCACCCTGGAGGAGGAAGGCTTTGCCCAAGGCGACGTCGGCAAGCTTGCGCTTGAGATCCTCAACTTCCGGGGCCACGACGATAGGCGGTACGGATTCAAGAATCTTGCGCACGTTATCAGCCTGCAGCTGATCCCAGCTCGGCTGCTGTTTTGCCTCGCGGGAAATGGCGTCTTGGAACTTCTCATTGATCCCCTCCGGCAGCGGCGGCAGATCAGGAAGCACTTCTTTGGGAATATCTACTGTCCAACTCACACCCAGTATTTAACCATCTTGGGCCTGTCACGCGTTAGTTAATGGACTTTTCGGCCGCGGTATTAATTCACGATTAATGCACGCGGTTGCCCCTAGTCAGCGGCAATTGCTGCTCGCAGACTCGAAACTTAGCCAGATTATGGCGGGCGTCGACCAACGCATCGTGGTTGCCATTGGGTACTGGAGGCAGCTTAGGGCGGCCAGCAAACTCCCAATACTGCTTCAGTTCGCGGGTATAGCGCGGCATCCCCTTGGGCAGGCTAGCCATGTCTCCCCACAGTTGTGCGAGGACCACGTGGTCATAGGCTCCTACCCAAGCCCACAGCTCAATGGGCGTGGAATGCCGGCCTAAGAATTTCAAGAGCTCTTCGCGGATGGTCTCACGTGATTTCCAAACTGGGTCTGCGGGGCTTGGCAATTTATCCAAGACGTTCTCCCGCACCCACGCATTAGCCTTCGCGGGGTCGAAATCTGTGGACACCGCGTAGTACTCGCTTCCGTCTTCCCCGACAATACCGATGGAGACCAGCTCGATGGTCGATCCGTCCTCAATGAATTCGGTGTCGTAGAAGTAGCGCACGCCCCGTATCCTAGTCTGCCGCCTAGAGCTGCCTTGCCACTGGGGCCTATACTCAGCGGCGTGAAGAAAGCCCTTTCCTCTCCCTTTCTCCCCCTGATCATCGCTGGGCTGGCAGCC contains:
- a CDS encoding Rv2175c family DNA-binding protein: MSVTKSEKNTENPHPELPQLLAGEKLLTLKEVAERLDLPITRVFDLLNARKFIVWRNAEGERLVPEAFFNAKGVISKHVSGVITVLSDNGWGDNEILAHLFTEDDSLPGRPIDALHGHLAREVIRRAQASAF
- a CDS encoding protein kinase domain-containing protein, translating into MTRLNVGDILEGRYRIDQPIARGGMSTVYRCVDMRLGRAVAAKVMDERYHDDPVFVTRFEREARAMAQLSHPNLVAVHDFSADGLPIYLIMELITGGTLRELLAERGPMPPHAAAGVMHSVLAGLTEVHHAGLVHRDIKPDNVLITDSHRVKVGDFGLVRSAKAEHDSSGQIVGTVSYLSPEQVTGADITPASDVYSAGIVLFELLTGTVPFHGDTPLAHATARVHEDVVAPSSRIEGVPMLFDALVATATARQPAERFADAGEFLDALDDVSRELQLPKFTVPIPRNSAAARTAAVPTDFSGTDNTRVFEATSAIPAPQPPTRETRVEPRNDAFFPPAEPVEPPAPSPAVPEPSAPVPPAGAEEEPEERPLSNRSAIALIGFLVLVGLATLAVAVAAWWFGSGEYGTWPILWRPY
- a CDS encoding class II 3-deoxy-7-phosphoheptulonate synthase; translation: MSWTVDIPKEVLPDLPPLPEGINEKFQDAISREAKQQPSWDQLQADNVRKILESVPPIVVAPEVEDLKRKLADVALGKAFLLQGGDCAETFESNTEPHIRGNIKTLLQMAVVLTYGASTPVVKLGRIAGQYAKPRSSDLDANGLYNYRGDIVNGVEANEESRRHDPARMIRAYANSSAAMNLVRALTHSGTADLYRLHEWNREFVANSPAGARYQALADEIENGLAFMNACGVSDETLRSAEIYCSHEALLKDYERSMLRLGTDLNGETKLYDLSAHQLWIGERTRGLEDFHVAFASIIGNPVGIKLGPGVTPEQAVEYAEKLDPNREPGRLTMIARMGHDKVRSVLPPIIKAVEDSGHKVVWQSDPMHGNTFTASNGYKTRHFDKIVDEVQGFFEVHRELGTHPGGVHLEFTGEDVTECLGGAEDITDVDLPGRYESAVDPRLNTQQSLELSFLIAEMLRN
- a CDS encoding polyadenylate-specific 3'-exoribonuclease AS codes for the protein MRYFYDTEFIEDGSTIELVSIGIVGEDGSEYYAVSTDFDPAKANAWVRENVLDKLPSPADPVWKSRETIREELLKFLGRHSTPIELWAWVGAYDHVVLAQLWGDMASLPKGMPRYTRELKQYWEFAGRPKLPPVPNGNHDALVDARHNLAKFRVCEQQLPLTRGNRVH